A stretch of the Hydra vulgaris chromosome 09, alternate assembly HydraT2T_AEP genome encodes the following:
- the LOC124811346 gene encoding cilia- and flagella-associated protein 337 isoform X2, whose protein sequence is MPSNTLSVISTKCNKNSSVRNGEETRLHEKTKNKMSNQNLTTLQTMFQSSDQVGMKGGLNMEEFGNAINIAFGQTVGKKELENLFLKVDRNCDGKVDWEEFCSYVLFENEQILTINNESADSLFPKRAKELSHPHHDTIVMLGYLPTLGGFQKGTKNGIQNSLDVDNYDNTYGRYISVSKDGLFVFWNLDFQLQRVVHLSDSIGRKPQQMWVTDVACLSNVKKVAVSTTDRHILFYDCSGNNFDIQFIITGLDHCVFCMDYWYDASDLNNSCLLLGDANGSISCITFTLATVGLFDFSIGKEKDNTQSNVRKISFQELVGNRHTNVGAITFHNLHKNWVRKVRYISILQCFISCANCASSSLLLVDLQSNKIKTSFKIDKGVYTFDYDKENNVIVTGGLDCTVRLWNPYVGSKASSVLKGHNSAVVHVIVYDQKIISFSRDKIIKVWNTRDHSCLQTIPNCVTETGGVQPFTTVYFNKNDKTLLLGSNTILVLGKKEKNLEKNNINKNCSHSKPLCGALYNPLYNQVVSACHGSVINIWNVLTGENVLSVSNAHEGSEITAILFDKTMKKLITGSANGVVKTWNFSNGDLVREIKALDGNEVTGLACPNQNLVVVGWNHRIQVYHESEDTSIKIFNSLHKDDVLSIDSLETGVAVTSSYDGQVSCWNLKTGEVSFEQNINTLKKKEKESGIEATTTEAEAARTLETMNKEKVKNKIVSIEKVLILKSREDESKALTILFSADKNVQAWSSKNKFLGQFDALDELNDGSIHAMISDSKNNLLFIGDSLGIICIWDISDCFFIHSTITLKEDKKKFEENKPQICLKFRAHFKAIVSLDYIENTKNILSASTDCCARLWTIKGVLLGTFGQMETFNTTENIFKQNLVLDFQSSSPAMTSKVLKVKRKWRLINIIIKFLYSKNKENAPLVSLLKNAPELNNFSAQNLKLLLGKNYRPNRHHRSSKLIKIKFNQLQCIVFSSLELAKLSSVEKKTSQTFASKQEDVKQQTTSDSKSMNGSIAN, encoded by the coding sequence AGGAACGGAGAAGAAACTCGATTGCATgagaaaaccaaaaataaaatgagcAACCAAAACTTAACAACATTGCAAACAATGTTTCAAAGTTCTGATCAAGTAGGAATGAAGGGTGGATTAAATATGGAAGAATTTGGTAATGCTATTAATATTGCGTTTGGTCAGACAGTtggtaaaaaagaattagaaaacttgtttttaaaagttgatagAAATTGTGATGGAAAAGTTGATTGGGAGGAATTTTGTTCATATGTGCTATTTGAAAATGAACAGATATTGACAATCAACAACGAAAGTGCTGATAGTCTTTTCCCTAAACGTGCAAAAGAGCTCTCCCATCCCCATCACGATACAATAGTAATGCTTGGTTATTTACCGACTCTTGGAGGTTTTCAAAAAGGTACAAAAAATGGTATTCAAAACAGTTTAGATGTAGATAATTATGACAACACTTACGGACGATATATATCTGTAAGTAAAGATGGATTGTTTGTGTTCTGGAATTTAGATTTTCAATTACAAAGGGTTGTCCACTTATCTGATTCAATTGGGAGAAAGCCTCAACAAATGTGGGTAACAGATGTTGCATGCTTATCAAACGTAAAAAAAGTTGCAGTTTCAACAACTGACagacatattttattttacgatTGCTCTGGTAATAACtttgatatacaatttataataactGGATTAGATCATTGCGTGTTTTGCATGGATTATTGGTACGATGCCAGCGACTTAAACAATAGTTGTTTGCTTTTAGGAGATGCCAATGGAAGTATTTCTTGCATCACTTTTACTCTTGCAACTGTAGGTTTATTCGATTTTAGTATtggtaaagaaaaagataataCGCAATCTAATGTAAGAAAAATCTCATTTCAAGAACTAGTTGGTAACCGTCACACTAATGTCGGTGCTATAACATTTCATAATCTTCACAAAAATTGGGTTCGAAAAGTCAGATATATATCTATTCTCCAATGCTTTATTTCTTGCGCTAATTGTGCTTCATCCTCTCTGTTGCTTGTGGACTTGCaaagtaacaaaattaaaacttcatttaaaataGACAAAGGAGTTTATACATTTGATTACGATAAAGAAAACAATGTAATTGTTACCGGCGGCTTAGATTGTACAGTACGCTTATGGAATCCTTACGTTGGGAGTAAAGCATCGTCCGTATTAAAAGGTCACAACTCCGCTGTGGTGCATGTTATAGTTTatgatcaaaaaattattagcttttcaagagataaaattataaaagtttggaATACTCGTGATCATAGCTGCCTTCAAACAATTCCTAATTGTGTTACAGAAACTGGAGGCGTGCAACCATTTACAACAgtttactttaacaaaaatgacaaaactttacttttagGGAGCAACACTATTTTAGTCCTtgggaaaaaagaaaaaaatttagaaaagaataatattaacaaGAACTGTAGTCATTCAAAACCGTTATGTGGTGCGCTTTACAATCCCCTTTATAATCAAGTGGTTAGTGCATGTCACGGTTCAGTGATAAATATATGGAATGTTTTGACTGGTGAAAATGTTCTGTCAGTATCAAATGCTCATGAAGGTTCTGAAATTACTGCTATATTGTTtgataaaacaatgaaaaaactaattacaGGATCAGCTAACGGAGTTGTAAAAACTTGGAACTTTAGCAATGGAGATCTTGTTCGAGAAATAAAGGCCTTAGATGGAAACGAAGTAACAGGACTTGCGTGcccaaatcaaaatttggttgTGGTAGGATGGAATCACAGAATCCAAGTTTACCATGAATCAGAAGAtacatctattaaaattttcaacagtTTACACAAAGATGATGTTTTGTCAATTGATTCTCTTGAAACAGGGGTAGCAGTTACTTCAAGCTACGATGGTCAGGTGAGTTGTTGGAATCTAAAAACTGGAGAAGTTAGCTTTGAgcaaaatattaatactttaaaaaaaaaagaaaaagaatcaGGGATAGAAGCTACAACAACGGAAGCTGAAGCAGCCAGAACATTAGAAactatgaataaagaaaaagttaaaaataagattgtttcaattgagaaagttttaatattgaaatCAAGGGAAGATGAAAGCAAAGCTCTAACAATTCTTTTTAGTGCGGATAAAAATGTTCAGGCCTGGAGTTCAAAGAATAAATTCCTTGGTCAATTTGATGCCCTTGATGAGTTGAACGACGGCTCAATACATGCAATGATCAGTGACTCAAAAAATAATCTACTTTTTATTGGAGATAGTTTAGGCATCATTTGTATTTGGGATATAAgcgattgtttttttattcactcGACAATTACATTGAAAGAAGATAagaaaaagtttgaagaaaataaaCCCCAAATATGTTTGAAATTTAGAGCTCATTTTAAAGCTATAGTTTCTCTGGACTATattgaaaacacaaaaaatatcttATCAGCTTCTACTGATTGTTGTGCCAGACTTTGGACTATAAAAGGTGTTTTATTAGGAACTTTTGGCCAGATGGAAACCTTTAATacaacagaaaatatttttaaacaaaacttagtTTTAGATTTTCAGAGTTCTAGTCCTGCCATGACTTCTAAGGTGTTGAAAGTTAAACGTAAATGGAgacttataaacattattataaagtttttgtactctaaaaacaaagaaaatgcaCCGTTAgtcagtttattaaaaaacgcACCtgaactaaataatttttctgctcaaaatttaaaacttttacttgGAAAGAATTACCGACCAAACAGACATCATAGAAGTtccaaattaattaaaattaaattcaatcaATTGCAATGTATTGTTTTTTCATCACTTGAGTTAGCAAAACTATCAtcagtagaaaaaaaaacatctcaaaCATTTGCCTCCAAACAAGAAGACGTTAAACAACAAACAACTTCCGATTCAAAATCAATGAATGGTTCCATAGCAAATTGA